A window of Ranitomeya variabilis isolate aRanVar5 chromosome 2, aRanVar5.hap1, whole genome shotgun sequence contains these coding sequences:
- the LOC143804010 gene encoding LOW QUALITY PROTEIN: uncharacterized protein LOC143804010 (The sequence of the model RefSeq protein was modified relative to this genomic sequence to represent the inferred CDS: deleted 1 base in 1 codon), whose amino-acid sequence MTEHELQQHRKANAYTKRVARAKQPARWGKNVRKTQTTVRAEEYDVLQQFVTNHNFMDIHILPGKKVILPSTFQGSPRNMAQNYQDAMAMVRKYGKPDLFVTVTCNPKWKEIKDNLLPNQQPCDRPDLVARVFNMKLKLLLGDLTTYHRFGRLNGMVYVIEFQKRGLPHGHILVFMAPEYKAWDKERIDKIVCAELPHKDTHPKLYETVTSCMIHGPCGPLNPNAPCMDNGNCTKGFPKDFCSETIRNVNGYPKYQCQDDNNFVTLGGNKIDNRWVVPYNPYLSLKYNAHINVEICSSIHSVKYLFKYVYKGHDCANIQFVTSATEQEATVEWDEVKKYLETRYVSAPEACWRLREYKMHHQTDHVERLNVHLEHKQTICFTPGKEAEAVQQKNNKSKLLAWFKLNREDPNAQQYLYIEIPEHYTWDDKNCIWKPGSKGHKTTIGRMFNISPLEREKYFLRILLLNVKGATSFEDLKTTEGICFPMFQEACIARGLTDDDSEWDTCLTEAATYQMPIQLRQLFAFICIMCEPSNAAALFERHKKNLMEDYTTCFPHVQKALYMTLHEIETVLRTHGKSLQDFGLQLPVGKYDDPINSGKYYDPVAEKDLFQKKFHMLNPGTLKAFKKITETFHNSNLEKRLFFIDRQGGSGKTFLYNTIMHYVRSKNELVLPCTFTGIAATLLEGGRTSQNLFKLPIPINETSTCNIRHGSNTANKLKSAKLIIWNEASMAPAHAVNAVDTFYKELMAEDPKVPSKKPFGGAVFLFGRDFRQILPVVPHGSRTEIISACIKNSYCWRNIEVL is encoded by the exons ATGACAGAACATGAGCTTCAGCAGCATCGCAAAGCCAATGCTTACACAAAAAGAGTAGCCCGTGCTAAACAACCTGCCCGCTGGGGTAAGAAC GTGCGCAAAACTCAAACTACGGTAAGAGCTGAAGAATATGACGTCCTTCAACAATTCGTAACCAACCACAATTTTATGGACATACATATCCTGCCTGGGAAAAAAGTCATATTGCCATCAACTTTCCAAGGAAGTCCCAGGAATATGGCACAAAACTACCAAGATGCCATGGCAATGGTCAGGAAATATGGCAAACCAGACCTATTTGTAACAGTAACGTGCAATCCAAAATGGAAGGAAATCAAAGATAATTTGCTGCCCAATCAGCAACCATGCGACAGGCcggatttag tagcaCGAGTATTTAACATGAAGCTAAAATTGCTACTTGGAGACTTAACCACATACCACAGATTTGGACGTCTTAATGGCATGGTGTATGTAATAGAGTTCCAAAAAAGAGGGCTCCCTCATGGACACATATTGGTATTTATGGCCCCAGAATACAAAGCTTGGGATAAAGAAAGAATTGACAAAATTGTTTGTGCAGAGCTCCCACACAAAGACACTCATCCAAAGCTTTATGAAACTGTAACATCTTGCATGATACATGGTCCATGTGGTCCACTTAATCCTAATGCACCATGTATGGACAATGGAAACTGTACTAAAGGCTTTCCCAAAGATTTCTGTTCTGAAACTATTAGAAATGTAAATGGATACCCTAAATACCAATGTCAGGATGATAACAACTTTGTTACACTTGGTGGAAACAAGATTGATAATAGATGGGTTGTGCCTTACAATCCTTATCTTTCCTTAAAGTACAATGCCCACATAAACGTTGAGATTTGCAGTTCTATACACAGTGTTAAATATTTGTTCAAATACGTTTACAAAGGGCATGATTGTGCAAATATCCAGTTTGTTACTTCTGCCACAGAACAAGAAGCTACGGTTGAATGGGATGAAGTAAAAAAA TACTTAGAAACTCGATATGTAAGTGCGCCTGAAGCATGCTGGAGACTCAGGGAATATAAAATGCACCATCAAACTGATCATGTGGAAAGATTAAATGTCCACCTTGAACACAAGCAGACAATATGCTTCACACCAGGTAAAGAAGCTGAAGCTGTGCAGCAGAAAAACAACAAGTCTAAACTTCTTGCTTGGTTTAAACTGAATCGAGAAGATCCTAATGCCCAACAATATTTATACATTGAAATCCCTGAACATTACACATGGGATGATAAAAATTGTATATGGAAACCAGGTAGCAAAGGTCATAAAACTACAATTGGCAGAATGTTTAACATTAGCCCATTAGAGAGAGAAAAATACTTTCTCCGAATTCTCCTTCTCAATGTTAAAGGCGCTACATCTTTTGAGGATCTGAAAACAACTGAAGGTATCTGTTTTCCTATGTTCCAAGAAGCATGTATTGCAAGAGGATTAACTGATGATGACTCTGAATGGGATACTTGCCTAACAGAAGCTGCCACTTATCAAATGCCAATACAACTTAGACAATTGTTTGCATTTATTTGCATCATGTGTGAGCCATCTAATGCCGCAGCATTGTTTGAAAGGCACAAGAAAAATCTCATGGAAGACTATACCACATGTTTCCCTCATGTACAAAAGGCCCTCTATATGACATTACATGAAATAGAGACTGTGTTACGGACACATGGAAAGTCATTAcaagattttggcctacaacttccTGTTGGCAAGTACGATGATCCAATCAATTCTGGCAAATATTACGACCCTGTTGCGGAAAAGGATTTGTTTCAGAAGAAATTCCACATGTTAAACCCAGGAACACTAAAAGCtttcaaaaaaatcacagaaactTTTCATAATTCCAATTTAGAAAAACGcctattttttattgatagacagGGTGGAAGTGGTAAAACATTCCTATATAATACAATCATGCATTACGTTCGAAGCAAAAATGAATTAGTTTTGCCATGTACATTTACAGGCATTGCTGCCACTTTGCTGGAGGGAGGCCGAACTTCCCAAAATCTTTTCAAACTGCCTATACCAATTAATGAAACGTCAACGTGCAATATTCGTCATGGCAGCAATACTGCTAATAAGTTGAAAAGTGCCAAACTCATAATCTGGAACGAAGCTTCTATGGCCCCAGCTCATGCTGTAAATGCAGTTGACACATTCTACAAAGAACTCATGGCTGAAGATCCAAAAGTTCCATCCAAAAAACCCTTCGGAGGTGCGGTGTTTCTTTTTGGTAGAGATTTTCGACAAATCCTTCCTGTTGTACCACATGGCAGCAGAACCGAAATAAtttcagcatgcataaaaaacagcTATTGTTGGAGGAATATTGAAGTCCTTTAA